In Aspergillus fumigatus Af293 chromosome 6, whole genome shotgun sequence, the genomic window TTACGATTGGTGAAATGATatattttgctttttttttttttttttttttttttttttttactgaGATATATACACTAGATCGCGAGCTGCCCAGTTGAACATTCTATGCCTTCCACGTAGGCGCGATAGATTGCCACATCATAGATATTGTCTAAACACAACGTCCACCGTCCACCTGAATCCCAATAGCCATTAGTTAGTGCTGATATAGAACAAATGAGGTCGGTACCTACCTCCAAATTCACGCCCGTGATGAATTCCGCTTCATCGCTTGCCAGGAAGCAACATGTATTCGCAACATCCCGAGGAGTGCTGGGCCGACCCAGCGGCACAGTTGAAACGAAAGCAGCGCGATTTTCTTCTGTATCCGGCTTACCAAGAAATAAATGTGTCCTAAAAACATAGCAAGGTGAGTCACTTTCAAGTCTGCGCATCAACGGTGTGCAGCTTTAAACTTACATCCCTGTACTACCAACGACGGGACATACACAATTGAAACGAATCTGCTTGGGTCCATATTCGACGGCCATCGTCTTGGTCGCATTGCTTACAGCTGCCTTTGAAGCATTATACCACGTCAAGCCAGGGCGAGGACGCAGTGCAGCCGTCGATGAGATCTGGATAAACGATCCGGGCCGGTTATTCTGAAGGAAGTACGGCACTATGACACTTGTGGACAGATAGATTGATTTGATATTGACATTCATGCACAGATCAAAATCTGCATCGGTGACTTCGACGGTGGGCTTATTGCTATAGGTCGCACCAGCATTATTGACGACAATGTCGAGCTTCCCGTATGCATCCAGTGTTGCCTGCAGCAGTGCCTGCCAGGACTCCCGCCTCGTCACATCGGTGAGGACGAACTTGCAGTTCAGCTCGGCTGCCGCTTTCTCTCCGCTTTGCTGCGACAGCTCTGCAATGATGACATTGGCGCCTTCCTCGACAAACTTCTTGGCGATGCCGTAGCCAAAACCTGACCCGGCGCCTGTCACAATGGCAACCTTTTCTTCAAGCCGTCCAGGCATGATTGATAGATGAGTGGGTGGTGTGGTGACTATATATGAACACGCTTGAAGGAGACTAGGATAATTATATGTGAACGAATCTGAGCCGTTTGTGGAGGGGCAATATGATGCGGGGTCCGCCATAACAAGAGGAGACACAACAACAGAGGGGACGGGGTTGTAGCGCCTTTCCGTACAGAGTCTAGATCATTTTTGCTGTCAGAGTATGATGATGAGTGGCCCCAATTCGTGGATTAGTTCACAAAAAGGAGTGATCGTCTGCTTCCTGTCAAATAGACCCATTTCATGGCCAGTGTAACTGGGCAGCAAGATGCCCGAGAGAACACGGCAACAGGAAGGACCTTTTCGGCGACCAAGGATCTACATTGAGTGAATAATTGGTagaaaaggaaagacaaGCTTGCTATCATTGTGTGATCAACTCAAGTAGAAACTAATGGTATTTCAGGGCTCCAGTAGTGACGCTTGGTAGAGCCTGAAAAGCATGAACATTGAGCCGGAGCATGGATAAATAGTCGATCCATTAGGAAAGCCATGTTTAATCGATGAATTAGCTTTCTCATCAGGTCATTTGTCTGATGAAGGAATGCGACGGTATATCACATATCAAGGATTGTAGCCAGTCGAAGAATGAGCCCGATCTAGAGTTGAATGTCAGAGGCGCACGGACCAATCGACAACACCGGATTCCTTCACGGATCCAGTCGACGATGGGTGGTCGTGCGACTTCGGGCAGTTCTCTATATCAAACCTTCTCAGCATCACCCGTCGGTTTCCTGCCGCGGCTGATATTTGTACTTTGTTATTCTTGCATTGCTTGCATTATCTTTCCCATCATTCGATATTACTACAACTCGATCGTTCCGTTGCGAAGCCCGTACGACTATCCTATTACCCAACACTCGAGACTCGATTACCGCTCTACAATACACCAGGATCAATGGGTGTCTGTGCTTCTTGCCTTGGGCTAAATCGCCGGGAAAGCCATGATGTATGTATTTGTGGATCAGAACCAAACAGCGACAAGGACCATGTTGCAGCAGTTTCGCATGATGCGGCTGATcaaagccatcatcatttCCCAAGTCTCGAAGAGGATACTAACAGTCCGGATCTTTAGGCCGAGTCCTCGCGTCTGCTAGACGAcgatatctaccagtccGGCTATGGCTATGGAGCTCTCAATCACTCGAATCAGATCAACAACCCCGACCCAGAGAACATAAAGCGCGAACGAGAAGCCCTCGAAGCAATCTGCCAGCGAACCTCAGAGTGAGTAGTTATCTGCTGCTCCCTCGTCTCCAAGTCGGCCACCTACCACCAACATCCGAATAAGATGCTAAATCCATGCACCTAGGTCCGTTATCGATATCTGGTCCCTCCAACCGCAACCCCATCTCCAACCACGCGCGACGTTACACGGCTCCGTGGCGTCAAAAGCAAGTTCGAGCAGCGACGTCCCCGTCAGAATAATCACGGCCGACCCATCAAAGTCACCGATATCGTCCAAGTCTGGCGCCTCACATGATGGCGCCTCCTGCAAGCATTGGGGAGAGGTGGTAATCAACccaaggaaagggaagaaggcccGGCCAGGCCTGAACACAGATGAGACGAATGGCCGAGATGTCTTTGGTGTTTTGAAGGTGACGTGAAACTTGCGGATGACAGGAAGACGATCTGACGTTGATGGACTgcattctttttcttcgtaCTGGGTCGCCGGCCGACGGTTTTCTACTTCTTCGCTTCGGGACTCCAActctttcgcttctttgTCAGGGGTTTTCGGccaatccttcttttccttcagtTTTTGTCGCTTGACGACGTTTAATACCCTCTTGCGCCTTTCAGTCCTCTCTTATTACTGCACTTGTCAGATATACATTTCCTTTGTGTTACACTTCCATTATGTTTGGGTAGGTTTCTTGTTTTTGACACTTCTCACATCAAGAGGCAGTATCGCGTTAATTAGATAGTAGAAAGAGCTATCGGGCATGTCTATGCACGCACAACACTCTGAGCGGATCCCTAGTCTCGAATAatatctccatcttcagAATTAATCTTATTGCAGTTTTCGCAGAGGCGGAGACTGTAAATCATCTTGGCTTATCAACATGCATATACTACTAGATGCTGAAAGGACAGTGAGTACAGAAACGCAGAGTAATCCAGATGCACACGACGTGGAAGAGCAAACAGTTCGCCAACACCAGTCGATTGCTAATTAGCAAATCATGACCTGGACCTTGGCTCGGGAGCTGAAAACCTCAGTAGCGTCTTGAAAATCAGTAGTAACTCCTCCAGTAACGCCCGCCAGCCCTTGTTTCAATAAAATAACAGGTGAAAATAGGAAATAGATGGCATAATGCAACAGAATGCGCAACTGATTCGAGCAACCGAGCAAGATTCCGACGATATCTACACGTCGTCCATCGTACCGGCCGGCTCCTCACCACCAGATTCGTAACTTCCCGCCGAGCTCAGTTCATCTTCCGACTCTGTATCCTCTCCCGCTTCATCAACTGCCTCTTTGCTAGCATACTTAGCCACGTATTCTGTCGATCCAATCAGTAAGTGCTGTCCTGAACCGATCGCTGTATCACTCACCTTTTACTTTGGCCTCGTAGCTCTTGGGTTCCCTCATTAACATCGCAGCAGCCTCGCCGTTGAGCGGGTCTGAAGGGTTTGGGTACCGCAGCAGCTGAGGGAGGAAAACCTCGAAAATATTAATCATATCGTACATTGGCGACCAGGTTTGGTTGATGACATCAAGACACACTGAGCCAGATCTGCGAAAAACGAGAGGGTTAACGTCGAACTTTGAGTGATGGCCGGGATGCCTCACAATTCATCGATATTGGGGTGGAAGATACGGTTCACGAAACCAATGCTCGGACTCTTGTAGGGATATTGATCGGGCAGCTCGACGTGAATCTTCCAGTGACCGCCAGCGAACGGTGCTATTATTGGTCAGTAGATGCGGAGTCTTGAGGGAAGTTGCAAGACGCACTCTCTTCGGGGCCCTTGAAGCGCACGTAAAATTCTTGCCTGTCCGAAAAGAATAATTGTCAATAGTCTGGGTTGATGGTTGGTTGGTGGCGGATGTCTAGGAATCGCAGCATACACTATCAGAAGTTAGTAGTGAATACATAGATAAGGCCATATTACGCACTGTTGTCATTAACCAGAGTTACCTCGTAGTCACTCATCAACCTGGAAACATATCAGCAAGGCCCAGAAGCCGACAGGGAGTCCGAAAATCGTTCGCTCGAATCTTCAAGCATAGGTGACCTCCAGAATGCAGGGTCAATGAACACTCATGAGGGGTGTGGCATACATCCTGCCATTCGGTTAGCTTTGTCCGCTGGTTGTCTTCAAAAGGAATCTTAGCATACTTCATAACCTACacaaagaaatcaaggtgACGTGTCAGCGTTTGCTCATTTGTGAACCGTGTCCTCTGAGAAAACCTTTGATTGAACTCACATCGGTCTCGATTCTTCGCTTTGGGCTGCTCATTTTGGAGACTTGCAGACTGCTATAATCTTATATCCTTTAATATCCAAATATGAATTGTATGAAAGCGGTAGATCGTTCGAAGGCGATTGAGTGCTTTGTGAGAGTCGTACCCGGAAGGGTTCTCCAAGACCGGAGCGGGGAAGTAATGAGCGGGGGCAAGATAACGAGCAACGGCGCACGATCAAAGAAAGTCTTGAGGCAAAGTAGCACAAAGACGGGAAGGACGAGGATTCTTGAGAAAAGATAGTAGTACTAGAAACTCAAGACAGTACAACTGAACCACGAGGTGTTTGGTCAAGGAGGTATAGTTAACCAGGATGGAacggagaaatggcgaaCCAGTCACTACAGAGGAGTCTAGTACTAGTAACTTATAGCCGTCAGGCGAACTCAGAAATGATTATCGAGTGATGGCACCATTTGGTTGGGCAGTCATGTGGCCCGGGATGACTCAGCGAGGGCTCCGTATTTTCTCCTGTGCTTTACCAgatctttcctttctctccctaTTCTCTCTCTGGATAGATATTACTGCTTTTTAGATTCTTCCACAAGAATGATTTACTTCTGTTGGGACCGAGATGATGCCTATTCGGTCTGCAGAGTGATAGATCTGTAGGTGGGCCAGCGTCATCAACCGGTCTCTCAGTGGAGCATCGACTAGCTTTCAGGTTTATCAGCCATCGATAACAAGGGTCACTACGTCAGTAGTTGGTGCTTGTGATCCGCCCCGAATCGGGCGGCATCCATTCTAACTGTTAATATTGTACACTACTACTCCACTGCACATCAGAAATATAGTCGAAGGAATGAGATGTTATTGCTTAGTTGAAATCCATCGTTTTTGTCATGGTATTTCATGCTACACTGTGGTAGTGTGCCTGAACCATGTCGATCGGACCGAACCCAACTAGTGCTGGAACGGATTTCCTAGAGCTACCTAAGGTACAAATTAGCTCGTAGATCCACCGACCAACTGTCCACAACCTCCTGTAAACCCTTCATCGCCTCAAGAGTCATCGACGGGCTGCAAGTGATAGCCTCATCCCCAGCGTATGCCCCAGCATATTTCACAAAATGGACTCTCCATCACCAGAAAACCCCTCAGGGACAGAATCTCCAAATCCAAAATCCCCACAAACAACGGGCACCAGACTCAGCCATCGACCTGCTAGTAGACAAAAACCAGCTTTGGATTCAAATACCAGAAGTGCCCCTATCCCGGACGACGAGCATGGAGCAGATTTACCAATCACCATGTCCGCCTCGGTGGTGCTTAGCAGCCTACCGCGCGATGCCCACCGAGCTTTAGCGGATGCGGAGGCTGTCGATACAGGAAAAGGTGAATAATATGCGTGTGGTCATATTGTGGATCATCAATAGGCTAGCTCCAACCTGGAATTTGCGTCCTCGTCTAACTGTGAATAGTGACAGTTCGCTTTCAGCCTCTTCCTTCAGCACCTATTCTGAAGAATCGCGTTTTCAAGATCAGTGCGTCCCAGAAATTCGAAACTGTCGTCAAATTCCTcaggaagaagcttgactGCAAAGACACAGATTCTGTCTTTTGCTACGTCAACAGCGTCTTTGCTCCGGGCCTAGACGAAGGCGTTGGGGGTTTATGGAGAGTGAGTATTCTTGCTACTGGCACTTTTGCACTGAAAGTATTAATTGAAGGGTTTTACAGTGTTTCAAGACGGATGATCAATTGATTGTCTCGTACTCTATGACGCCAGCATTCGGTTAATAAAACTGATGCACTTATTACAACGAAACATGCAGGCATGGGGAAAACACATAGGGTCACTCCTCGATAAATTTTCGAGATGCAAAGATAAAGCCGCCACCGCAGAAGATTCCATTAACGGTCATAATCATCAAAAAACATGGTATCACTCAAGCACACAATGCCATAAATTGAGACGTGGTAAGGGCGAGGAACAAAGCGCCGGAAACTGAAGAAACATCAATGATGGTTGAGTACATGTCTGGAGCTCGAAATTCAGGAGCGCTTAATCACGTCAGCAGCCTTTTTAAATTCCGCGAGTTCCTCTTCGGCTATCGGATAAGTGTATTCTTGTGAAGGGTACGCGCGACTCTTGACTTCTTCTCTGTACTGTTCGATTCCTTTGATGCTCTCGCCCCAAACATCGGCGTACCTCTTGACAAATTTTGGGAGGAAACGACCGGGAGGATAGTTGCCAGTCATATCAATTTGCACCAGGACCTGTCCGGAACAGCCGTTGCCTGCGCCGATACCAATAGTGGGCACAGAGAGCTTCTTAGTAATGATCGCAGCAATCTCAGCCGGTACTGCTTCGACCACCATCATGAATGCGCCAGCCTCTTGCACGGCCAAAGCGTCTTTGAGCAACCGTAACGCACCGGCTGTCGACTTTCCCTGCACTCTGAAGCCTCCCAAAGCATTCTGGCGTTGAGGAGTGAGTCCGATGTGTCCGACGACAGGAATTCCAGCCTCAACAATCCGCTTAATCGTCGGCGCCATCTCCTCGCCTCCCTCCAGTTTCACGGCCTGTACGCGACCTTCCTTCACCATGCGAATAGCCGATTGCACAGCCTGTTCCGGCGACACTTCATACGAGCCCATGGGGAGGTCTGCGACCTATAGATATCCACGTGTCAGCCAAGCCTCGAATACAAACCACACCGCCGACAAGGTTTACGAACCGTGAAAGCGCTTTTAGCTGCGCGCGCTACACTCCGACAATGCAGCAACATCTCTTCCATTAACACCTCGCTTGTATCCTCCATCCCAAGGGCGACCATGGCCAGGCTGTCGCCGACcaagatcatctccatcccagCTGCGTCGGCAACATGGCCGCTGGGAAAGTCATGCGCGGTGAGCATTGTGATGGGTTCTCCCTTCTTGTAGAGACTCCGTAAGGTCTGCATCGTCACCTTTTTCCGAGGGTTCACCGGCGCCGCCCCCAGCGGCGAGTGAGAACTATGTCGAACCTGAGGCGTGCATGGCGGGGGAACATGACGGGCTGGGAGGTAGCTACCACGAAGGGCAAAACGGACGATAGGAGATAGACCAGGCCGCACCCCAGCCGCCCTGGCAAGCGACCGTAAGGGTAGCGCCAGCTGTATGGCTGTTCGGGACGAAATCATAACTGCGATATAATGAATGTATGTCGAGTCTCCGAAAGATAAAGATCATGAAAGATTGAAGTGTGGTGAAGGGGCAAAGAACTGCCGTGCCGTTGGTATAAACTCGACACAATAACGTCACTACCCGAGAAGGAAAGTGTAAAGTACTCTGTTTAAGACTCGATCTTCTCTCAAATGCAAACTACCTTGGTTAAAGAAATAGTAACTTTGTAATGCATTTGAGAGCGACTGATGAGCAAAGTGACAGCAAATCCTCATCCCATGATTCTACGTTGAGAGTTATATACTCCCGGAACGTGCTGGTTTATGCGGCGTAGCCTGTAGCATCCGAAGAGTTCAATCGCGTGTGCTACACTTTTTTTACCTTAAATGGTTCCATTCTGCCGGACGTTTACCTACAGGGCATTTCTTGGTGCTTCAGTGGGTGTATTTCTGCACTGTTATTGGTCGATCGATTGTAAAGTGGATTGACCTTCTCCGCCGGCGCTGTAGTTTATTCCGGTCCGAGATGCCATGCAGCCGAGGCTCGGATATAGCCGTTTAATGCAGGAGTACTGAGGTGTACGATGTAGAAAGCAGGACGAGTGTAGAAATAAATTATTTGATTATTTTGGTGGTTAGAATCAATGGCATATCAACTGAGAATGAGCCACATGGGAAAACAACCAGACATGCCACGGAAcggaaaaaaaagacgaaGCCACCTAGATATGCATTCAGCTTTATGCAACCCACCTCTTAACATCCGCTGATGAAAATGCTCGAGGAcaaaagaagagatgaagaataAAATGATGAAGACAAGGCCCTTGATGAATTAAACTCAACCTCGAGCATCTTCAGCATACGTGGTAGGGGACATAGTACACGCATGCCGCATGCAGGACGGTCCGCGTCGCCAACCTCCAAAGATCTAATTCGTTCGCTTTTCGTCTCTTTTTCGTTATTCCGGATATAGTATGCAAAAGTTGTCGCTTAAAGACCGTGACGTGCTTTTGGCTCGTGAAGTCCTTGCTGCGACATCGAATCCTCACGAGAAAATCCAACGAACGCCGGCCGTATGGTAACCTGGTAGATATGAAATACAATGTACCGCCGAGCGGTATAAGGAGTAAACATGAGTTAGAGGGAAAATGAAAAGTGAGATCGACGTAAGTCAGGGACGGGAATGAACGAATGATGCGATGCATGCGCATATCGCTGCATTTGTACTCATAATTCGGCACTGAGAGAGGGCTAATGTAGTCATGCCGAGTTCACAATAACCGAGTCCTTCTTGACGAgcttgcttgcttggagGTGGGATTATTAGTGAGCAGCAGGGAAGAAATACATGCTCACGCATCCGCTAGATCAGGGAGTGACTGAGTCTTCGTAGTCATACTCGTCCTTTAGAGGcctctgcagctcctcaagcagTGCATCTAGGTCAGCCCAGTTCGCCTTATTGGTTGCGAATTTGCGATGCTTTCTTGTCATGATGTGCTAGACGAAAGATTAGCCGCTGTCAATTCCTTCCTACATGATCGATTCTTACTTCCTCAAAGTCGTCAAACTTGTCTCTGCAATTCTCGCAGTACCCAGGCTTAGGGTCTCTCCttcgttcttttttctttgagACTGGGACTTTCCGAAGACCAGCCCGCTGCTTAGCCACACAGTTCCCTTCGGACTGAGTAGTGTCCTCTTCTTGCACGCGTCCGAGCTTCTCCTGCGTGTTCGCCTGGCAGAGTTTGTTCGATTGGCAGTTTGACGTCTTTAGGGGGGCGGAGGTCGACGTGGTAGGATGAGGGGACAGTACGGTGCCGGTTGACAAACCGCCGTTGCTCTTTTCGAGTACCTTCCTCTTCAATTCATGGACTTCTTTGCTCAACCCAGCTTTGGCACCAGGTGCAGCGGCGGTGGAGGAAACCATCTGCGACCGGATGGCAGACGTGATATTTGATGGTTGCATACCGGACGCGGCAGGTTCACGACCAGCATAAAATGGTCCTGTCCTATGGAGCGGAGGGGGCACGAAGCTCTCGGAGCTTTTCCTTGGTGATTCTGGTTTGGTCTGCAATGGCATCTGCACGTCTTCTGGCGTCATCCGCTGCGGTGGTTCGAAACCATTACCGCCAGGTTTGGTCTCTTTCGACGGCTCCAGATTGTCCAAGTTCACGGGGCCTACATCTGGTGCGTCAAATTTAGGTACTTCTTTAACGGCAGGAGCTTTCGGAGCAagtttcttctccttctcttgttGGCGTGCCCGTTGCCTTTCAATCTCTTTCTTGCTGGGAGGTTCGTCAATGAAAGGGCATTTCCCCAGCGGGGCGCTTCTGAATTGTGGCCAGATACCATCCTGTCTCCTTGCAACTTTAGGATATTCTCGCACCATGACAGGCTTGGTCTTTTCATCCATATCGTGGATATAGATGAACGGCCCTTTGAACAACACCAGCTCCTTCAAGGACGACAGAGGGTCCCTGTCCGAAGGACCGCTGACGAGCTCCTTCCGTAAGACCTGAGATAGGTCTGACTCGCCGCGGGCCTTAGTGTTTCCACCAACAGCATTATGGATGCGCGAATGACTGCTGTGACCACCGGGATCCCCGTCATTTATAGCAGCAATCATACGTTGCAACTTCTCAAGAGCCCATATCTTCATTTTCATCCGGCGAGCCCGGTATAAAACATCCATATTGCTTGGCTCACGTCGCTGGTCAGTCTTCAAGGACATATGGAGATGTGTGTCTGCGGTTTTCTCAAGCAAGGACGGGTTGACGGTATCAACCGGTGTCTGATCAGCAGATGTAGCGTTCAATTCTGCAGGAGGTACTGTGTCGATTTCAGGCGGGATGGGACGAGAGGTGACGACGTGGGTGACATCACGCGAGAAGAATTTTTCCTCACTCTAAACACTTCAGTCAACGACTTTTATATTCCTCCATTGCATATGAGGAGTAGACGAGTAATCCCAGGAAAGGGACAAGCGTGTTGAAAAAGAACGAATCATTATTGGAACAAAAGGTTGAAAGGGACACTTACAGCTCCGAGGGCAATGACCTGCCTCGAGCACTTGGCACGAACATCCTCTGAAATAGCATCGAAGTAGAAGACGAAGTGTGGAAACGCCTTTCGGTAATGTCTCTGCCATTGCCGAATGGAATCCACCGATTCTGCGGATGGCCTCTCCTGTTTCGTTCCTTTGAGCTGAGCTTGCCGTTCCTTATCCCTTGCAGCCACTAATTTTCTTTCGAAGGCACTCGGCTGTGCATTGGTCGAACGCCGTGTGAAGAGTTTGGAATCGGTGGTGCTCGATTTAACCCGGGCTGGGGAACGCGACTCCTGGTCCACTCCATCGATCACCTGCTTCTTGGGAGGAGGCTGGCCGTAGGGTATATCGATCGGAGGATTCGTTGTCCGAGGACGCTTTGCAGGGACAAGACCCGCCCTGTGAGGGGAATTGGTAGCATTCGGCACGTTGGCGAGAGGTCGGCGAGTTGACATATTAAGGGAGTTCTGAGGCGATGGTGGTATGAATACTGTTGCCATATGGTAACAATACCTACACGAGCGCTTTTTGTTGTAGCTGAACGCGGTAAGTCGAGGTGCCAGCACAAGAGGGGCACTCTAGGCTGAGCACACGGCTAGCTACACGTCTCGAAAGGCAGGATCTTCAATTAGAGAGAAGTCATTGTACGTGTGCCAGAGAGCAATGGGCAAGGAACGTGCAATAGAAGGAGGATACGAGGCGAATACCTCGAGTGTGTATAGGAGGATAATAGAGTCCGGAGACTTCTGACGAGGTTGGACGTCCGATGACAAGGAGAGCAGTAGTTGGAGTTAAAGTAGGTAGTATGTAAGGTGAAGCAGAGTAGTAGGTAAGGCAGGCCAGTACGTAGATAGGTTGACCGAGAAGAGAAGCGAAGCAAAGTAGGACTAAGCGTGTGAGGAAGCCCGGTGGAGACGGGTTTGTTTTGGCCGATGGGGATGTGTGCTAAACAGCCAAAAGACCGTCGCGCGATGCTATCAGGCCTTTTCACAGGACTGGTACCTAGGTAGGggcgtactccgtactacgAATGTGCATAGAACATTCTTTACATTATAAATTCTAGCATTTTGATTCTAGCCACCGCGCCTCCAAGTGAATTGACACAATCAGTCCGTTCTTGTTAATATTAATCTGGTTTTCTCCCAAGTTGTATTCTGTCCGAATTACTGTACGCGTCGACTCGATCGTACCAAATGGTACATTGAATTTTACCGATCAAGGACTGCCCTTAACTGTTCATTGTTTGTTTGTTTTCACGGTTGACCCTACTACAGTATTCACATCAACGTCTTTCGTCCG contains:
- a CDS encoding LAMTOR1/MEH1 family protein; amino-acid sequence: MGVCASCLGLNRRESHDAESSRLLDDDIYQSGYGYGALNHSNQINNPDPENIKREREALEAICQRTSESVIDIWSLQPQPHLQPRATLHGSVASKASSSSDVPVRIITADPSKSPISSKSGASHDGASCKHWGEVVINPRKGKKARPGLNTDETNGRDVFGVLKVT
- a CDS encoding protein serine/threonine kinase activating protein nimO, with the translated sequence MATVFIPPSPQNSLNMSTRRPLANVPNATNSPHRAGLVPAKRPRTTNPPIDIPYGQPPPKKQVIDGVDQESRSPARVKSSTTDSKLFTRRSTNAQPSAFERKLVAARDKERQAQLKGTKQERPSAESVDSIRQWQRHYRKAFPHFVFYFDAISEDVRAKCSRQVIALGASEEKFFSRDVTHVVTSRPIPPEIDTVPPAELNATSADQTPVDTVNPSLLEKTADTHLHMSLKTDQRREPSNMDVLYRARRMKMKIWALEKLQRMIAAINDGDPGGHSSHSRIHNAVGGNTKARGESDLSQVLRKELVSGPSDRDPLSSLKELVLFKGPFIYIHDMDEKTKPVMVREYPKVARRQDGIWPQFRSAPLGKCPFIDEPPSKKEIERQRARQQEKEKKLAPKAPAVKEVPKFDAPDVGPVNLDNLEPSKETKPGGNGFEPPQRMTPEDVQMPLQTKPESPRKSSESFVPPPLHRTGPFYAGREPAASGMQPSNITSAIRSQMVSSTAAAPGAKAGLSKEVHELKRKVLEKSNGGLSTGTVLSPHPTTSTSAPLKTSNCQSNKLCQANTQEKLGRVQEEDTTQSEGNCVAKQRAGLRKVPVSKKKERRRDPKPGYCENCRDKFDDFEEHIMTRKHRKFATNKANWADLDALLEELQRPLKDEYDYEDSVTP
- the atg12 gene encoding ubiquitin-like protein ATG12; this encodes MDSPSPENPSGTESPNPKSPQTTGTRLSHRPASRQKPALDSNTRSAPIPDDEHGADLPITMSASVVLSSLPRDAHRALADAEAVDTGKVTVRFQPLPSAPILKNRVFKISASQKFETVVKFLRKKLDCKDTDSVFCYVNSVFAPGLDEGVGGLWRCFKTDDQLIVSYSMTPAFG
- a CDS encoding 3-methyl-2-oxobutanoate hydroxymethyltransferase ECM31, with protein sequence MISSRTAIQLALPLRSLARAAGVRPGLSPIVRFALRGSYLPARHVPPPCTPQVRHSSHSPLGAAPVNPRKKVTMQTLRSLYKKGEPITMLTAHDFPSGHVADAAGMEMILVGDSLAMVALGMEDTSEVLMEEMLLHCRSVARAAKSAFTVADLPMGSYEVSPEQAVQSAIRMVKEGRVQAVKLEGGEEMAPTIKRIVEAGIPVVGHIGLTPQRQNALGGFRVQGKSTAGALRLLKDALAVQEAGAFMMVVEAVPAEIAAIITKKLSVPTIGIGAGNGCSGQVLVQIDMTGNYPPGRFLPKFVKRYADVWGESIKGIEQYREEVKSRAYPSQEYTYPIAEEELAEFKKAADVIKRS
- a CDS encoding E2 ubiquitin-conjugating protein UBC8, with translation MSSPKRRIETDVMKYAKIPFEDNQRTKLTEWQDVCHTPHELMSDYEVTLVNDNSAQEFYVRFKGPEETPFAGGHWKIHVELPDQYPYKSPSIGFVNRIFHPNIDELSGSVCLDVINQTWSPMYDMINIFEVFLPQLLRYPNPSDPLNGEAAAMLMREPKSYEAKVKEYVAKYASKEAVDEAGEDTESEDELSSAGSYESGGEEPAGTMDDV